The Rhabdothermincola salaria genome segment AGGCCGCGGACCTCGTCGGCCACGTCGTCGGGCAGCGGGGCCGGGATCAAGAGCTCGGCGGTGCCGTCGGCGTACTTGTCGTCGTAGTCGTAGAAGTCGGCGCCGGGCACGATCTCGCCGGGCACGGAAGCCCGAGGCGACACCGTGTGGCCGAGGACGGCCACCTCGACCTCGCGGCCGTCGACCCCTTCCTCGACGACCAGCCACTCGTCGTGCTCGAGGGCAGCCACCAGCCCGGCGCGCAGCGACTCGACATCGGTGGCCCGGGACACCCCGATGGAGGAGCCCATGTTCGCCGGCTTCACGAACATCGGGAAGCCGAGGTCCTCGACCAGATCGGCCACCACGTCCGCGCCCACGAGATCCGGGAGCGGGATGGGGGACCCCGGTTCGAGCACCTCGGTGAGGTGCAGGCCCCGCCACCGGGCCTGGGGCAGACCGGCGGCGGTGGCCATCTGCTTGGCGGCGATCTTGTCCATGGCGACGGCCGAGCCGAGGACACCCGAGCCGACGTAGGGCACCCCCGCGATCTCGAGCAGCCCCTGCACCGTGCCGTCCTCGCCCATGGGACCGTGCAGGAGGGGGAACACCACCACGCCCGGGCTCGGCCCGCCCGGACCACCCGACGGGCCGTCGGTGGGGGCCGGGGCCAGCATCGGCAAGGGGTCGACGGTGGGACCGTCGATGACCAAGGCGTCGGGCAGCCGCTCGGCGAGGGTCTCGGCTCCGGCCAGCAGGGCCGAGACCGCGGCCTCGGCCAGCACCCACTCGCCCCCCCGGGTGATGCCGACGGGCACGACGTCGAAGCGCTCGTGGTCGAGCGCGGCCAGGACGTGGCGAGCGGTGACGCGAGAGACGTCGTGCTCGGCCGACTGCCCTCCGAACAGCACCACCAGCCGAGGGCGGGCACCGGGCGAGGAGCGAGCGGGCATGGCGCCGAACGTAGTCCTCCCCGGTGCCGACGGGGGCCGGTCCGGCGCCTCGTGCCGTCTCGGTACGGTGGCGAGGTGGAGTTCACCGCATCCGAGATCGCTCGCGTCGTCGGCGGCACCCTGGTCGGACCCGACGTCGAGGTCGACGGGGCCGGCATCGACACGCGCACCCTCGGCGCCGGGCAGCTCTTCGTCCCGGTGGTGGGGGACCGCGACGGACACGACTTCATCCCCGCCGCCGTCGAGCGAGGTGCTGCGGCCGTCCTCACCTCGAGGGCGCCCCAGCCCGGCGTGGCCAGCATCGTCGTCGCCGATGCCGTCGAGGCCCTCACCGCGCTCGGTGGCCATGCCCGCGGGCGTCTGCCGGACCGGGTGGTGGGCATCACCGGGTCGGTCGGCAAGACCTCCACCAAGGACCTCGCGGCGGCCGCTCTCGGTCGCCGCTACGTGGTGGCGGCCAGCGAGAAGAGCTTCAACAACGAGCTGGGGGTGCCCCTCACGCTGATCAACGCCCCGAACGACACCGAGGTGGCGGTGATCGAGATGGGGGCGCGGGGGCACGGCCACATCGAAGCCCTCTGCCGGGTCGCCCGTCCCACCATCGCCGTGGTCACCGCGGTGGAGCTGGTGCACGCCGAAGGGATGGGGGGTCTCGACGAGATCGCCCGGGCCAAGGGCGAGCTGCCGGCTTCCCTGCCTGCCGACGGGGTGGCGGTGCTGAACGCGGCCTACGACCGGGTGACGGCCATGGCGGCGCGCACCACGGCTCGGGTGGTCCGCTACGGGATCGGTACCGGTGAGGTGCGGGCGAGCGACGTCGCCGTCGACGACGAGCTGCGGGCCTCGTTCCTCCTCGAGTCCGAGTGGGGATCGGCGCGGGTGCGCCTCGGCGTGCGCGGCGAGCACCACGTGGGCAACGCCCTGGCGGCCGCGGCCGTGGCCCTGGTGAGCGACGTGCCCGTGGACGAGGTGGCCGAGGGCCTGGCCGAGGGGGCCCTGTCGCCGTGGCGCATGGAGCTGTCCACCGCACCCGGCGGCGCCCGCGTCCTCAACGACGCCTACAACGCCGGGCCGGCGTCGGTGGCTGCCGCGCTGCGGGCCCTGGCCCGCCTGGCCGCCGAGCGCCGCCACGCCGTGCTCGGTCCCATGGCCGAGCTCGGTGCCGAGGGCCCCGAGGAGCACCGCCGCATCGCCGCCCTGGCCGACGACCTCGGCATCGAGGTGGTGGCCTTCCAGACCGACGCCTACGGCCGGCCCCCGGTGTCCGACGTCCCCCAGGCCCTGGCCGCCCTGGGGGAGCTGGGACCCGGCGACGCCGTGCTGGTCAAGGGCAGCCGCGTCGCCGGGCTCGAGAAGGTGGCCGAGGCCATCCTGGGCTGAGGGGCGACGGCCAGAGCGGCTCCCGGTGCTCGTCGCCGTCGGCCACACTGGTGGCCGGCGAGAGGCGGTGGGGGTTCCGTGGTGATGGAACGCAGAGGCATGATCTGGCTGGTGGCGGTGGCCACCGGAGTGGTGGCGGCGGTCGTGGTGGGGCTGCTGGTCGTCGTCGTGGCCGGGGGCGACGACCCCATGGACGGCGCCCAGGAGGCGGCCGACGCGCTGGCCGTGGCGGTCCGGTCCGGTGACTTCACCTCGGTGCCCCTCCCCGTGGAGACACCGGCCGCCGATGTCGCCGGGTCCTACGAGGCCATCACCGCCGGGTTGGGCGCCGGACCGTTGCGTCCCACGGCGGTCACCACGACGCCGGTGGTGGCCGACGAGGACGAGACCACGGCCACCTTCGAGCTCGACTACCGCTGGTCCCTCGCCGACGGGGTCGAGTGG includes the following:
- a CDS encoding D-alanine--D-alanine ligase family protein, producing the protein MPARSSPGARPRLVVLFGGQSAEHDVSRVTARHVLAALDHERFDVVPVGITRGGEWVLAEAAVSALLAGAETLAERLPDALVIDGPTVDPLPMLAPAPTDGPSGGPGGPSPGVVVFPLLHGPMGEDGTVQGLLEIAGVPYVGSGVLGSAVAMDKIAAKQMATAAGLPQARWRGLHLTEVLEPGSPIPLPDLVGADVVADLVEDLGFPMFVKPANMGSSIGVSRATDVESLRAGLVAALEHDEWLVVEEGVDGREVEVAVLGHTVSPRASVPGEIVPGADFYDYDDKYADGTAELLIPAPLPDDVADEVRGLACRAFTALRAEGMARVDFFYEAEGRGLLLNEVNTIPGFTPISMFPRLWHASGLTYRALLDELVALALERHEAVRRRR
- a CDS encoding UDP-N-acetylmuramoyl-tripeptide--D-alanyl-D-alanine ligase; its protein translation is MEFTASEIARVVGGTLVGPDVEVDGAGIDTRTLGAGQLFVPVVGDRDGHDFIPAAVERGAAAVLTSRAPQPGVASIVVADAVEALTALGGHARGRLPDRVVGITGSVGKTSTKDLAAAALGRRYVVAASEKSFNNELGVPLTLINAPNDTEVAVIEMGARGHGHIEALCRVARPTIAVVTAVELVHAEGMGGLDEIARAKGELPASLPADGVAVLNAAYDRVTAMAARTTARVVRYGIGTGEVRASDVAVDDELRASFLLESEWGSARVRLGVRGEHHVGNALAAAAVALVSDVPVDEVAEGLAEGALSPWRMELSTAPGGARVLNDAYNAGPASVAAALRALARLAAERRHAVLGPMAELGAEGPEEHRRIAALADDLGIEVVAFQTDAYGRPPVSDVPQALAALGELGPGDAVLVKGSRVAGLEKVAEAILG